In Helianthus annuus cultivar XRQ/B chromosome 9, HanXRQr2.0-SUNRISE, whole genome shotgun sequence, the following are encoded in one genomic region:
- the LOC110875143 gene encoding uncharacterized protein LOC110875143, with product MVLFHLGFPWKTCGNIARGIPNFVEEEEVKKDGRKVKPMQADRSSHPPSFLTLNRPPPSFQSIGIKVDIVNICEKWAAGPGGFYMYKSDEDRRRQMCFGRNWEPETGYRNCYRSNGFKPPPVPHEFISLAEAAIKDAQLYLDYLPSMYPDTCLVSFYETNGRLGLHQDCDESSDSLRRGLPVVSISIGTSAIFVYGRTKRKRKLKSVCLDSGLTKFKELFESFTGQRIENWSTGMRYGSTGSVGNEKRRSCKREPVADGVLAVGDALQKQPSAQKSRNQTH from the exons ATGGTGTTGTTCcaccttggttttccatggaaaacctgtggaaACATCGCTAGAGGCATTCCAAACTTTGTAGAGGAAGAAGAAGTGAAAAAAGATGGAAGAAAA GTAAAACCCATGCAGGCGGACCGCAGCTCCCACCCTCCATCGTTTCTCACACTCAACCGCCCCCCTCCATCGTTTCAATCAATCGGAATTAAG GTTGATATAGTGAACATATGTGAAAAGTGGGCCGCAGGTCCTGGGGGATTTTACATGTACAAAAGTGATGAAGATCGTCGACGACAAATGTGTTTTGGTCGAAACTGGGAGCCGGAAACAGGGTATAGGAACTGTTACAGAAGTAATGGTTTTAAACCACCACCGGTTCCACATGAATTTATCTCATTGGCGGAAGCTGCAATTAAAGATGCTCAACTCTATCTGGATTATCTTCCTTCAATGTACCCCGATACTTGTTTAGTCAGTTTCTATGAAACCAATGGTCGACTTGGCCTTCATCAG GATTGTGATGAGAGCTCAGATTCTCTAAGAAGAGGATTGCCTGTGGTTTCCATCTCCATTGGCACTTCTGCAATATTTGTGTATGGCCGTACTAAACGTAAAAGAAAGCTGAAAAGTGTTTGCTTGGATTCAG GTTTaacgaagtttaaggagcttttcgagaGCTTTACGGGTCAACGGATCGAAAACTggagcaccgggatgcgttacggGTCAACCGGGAGTGTCGGGAACGAAAAACGGAGATCTTGCAAacgagagcccgtcgccgacggggtcctagccgtcggcgacgccctccagAAACAACCGTCGGCACAAAAATCCCGTAACCAGACACATTAG
- the LOC110880228 gene encoding uncharacterized protein LOC110880228, with translation MSLCRPMVSTSFWVKPTQADRSSHPPSFLTLNRPPPSFRSIGIKDAYYGTLLREYHNIPFAKGCCTEIGTETVTFRLTNRDRTPDELSTFKILGPGMIILKNYLSLKDQVCVFR, from the exons ATGAGCTTGTGCAGACCCATGGTATCCACATCTTTTTGG GTAAAACCCACGCAGGCGGACCGCAGCTCCCACCCTCCATCGTTTCTCACACTCAACCGCCCCCCTCCATCGTTTCGATCAATCGGAATTAAG GATGCATACTATGGTACTTTATTGAGGGAGTATCACAACATTCCTTTTGCTAAAGGCTGTTGTACCGAAATAGGTACTGAAACAGTAACATTTCGTTTAACCAACCGTGATAGGACCCCAGACGAACTATCAACTTTTAAAATACTTGGACCTGGAATGATTATCTTGAAGAATTACCTGAGCCTCAAGGACCAGGTATGTGTCTTCCGTTAA